From the genome of Pseudomonas helvetica:
TTCAGCGCATTCACCCCGGTGAAAAGCTGCGGCCTAACCGCTTTCGCATTCTCGAACCACGGGTCAACCAGGCTAAGCAACGCAAGGTCTGGGCACTGGACCTGGTGTTGTTGCCGCTGGTCGGTTTTGACGAACACGGCGGACGCCTGGGGATGGGGGGCGGCTTCTATGATCGCAGCCTGGCCTATCTGGCGCGCCGCAAGACCTGGCGCAAGCCGACGCTGCTGGGGCTGGCCCATGAATGCCAGAAAGTCGAAAAACTGGATCAAGCGAGCTGGGATGTACCGATGCAGGGAACGGTGACTGACAGGAAGTGGTATTTCGCGGACTAGATCTGGACGCCACTGCCATCAGCAGCGTCGCTTGCAGCGGTTTTAGCGCTTGTGCGGCTTTAGAGGTTGTTGCTGTTGTTGCGCGACTTCGATCGGTGCATCAGTCTTGTTTGCCCAGAGGCTTTGCGCATACCCCGTGGTTACGACGCCCAGGCCGAACACAATCACTAAAATCCACAGTAAATCCGGTTTGCGTTTCATCGATTGCCCCCCTCAAGGCATGTCGCACACGATGACAGCAACGGTATCCGAAATAGGCCGTGCTTGCCGCGTCTCGCTTAAAAGTCCGGCATTTTGCGGTAACGTGAAGCGACACGCAAACGCTGGCGTCAACCGACCGTCGGTTTGTCATAAAATCGCCGGACAACGTTCCCGACCACCGCTTTCGGAGCAAAAAAAGATGGCCTACTGGCTTATGAAATCCGAGCCCGACGAGCTCTCGATCAAAGGCCTGGAGAAGCTCGGCGAAGCCCGCTGGGACGGCGTTCGCAACTATCAGGCACGCAACTTCCTGCGGGCCATGGCGGTTGGCGACGAGTTTTTCTTTTACCACTCCAGCTGCCCTGAACCGGGCATCGCCGGGATCGGTCGAATCATCGAAGCGGCATACCCGGACCCGACGGCGCTGGAACCCGAGAGTGTTTACTTCGACCCGAAGGCCACGCCCGAGAAAAATGCCTGGAGCGCGATCAACGTTGGTCACGTCGAGACATTTCCCAAAGTGCTGAAGCTCGACTATCTGAAACAGCAGACAGCACTGTCGGAGATGCCGCTGGTACAGAAAGGTTCGCGATTGTCGGTGATGCCGGTGACCGCCGAACAATGGGCGGCGGTGCTCGACCTGCGCTAAATAATGCAGAACCGGCCGGTCACCTGGTCAATCGGGTTAGGCTTGGCCTTCAGTTGACGGACATCAAGGCGCCTCGGCGCTCGCCCGTTCAAACTAGGACGTTACCGTCGCAGGATGCCCGAATGTCAACGCACAGCCGTTCTTCGATTTTTTTCGCCAGCTCTCTGATCATTCTGCTGCTGGCCGCCGGGGGCTTTGGTTACTGGAAATCGATGCATGACCGCCTGCCTGAAGGCCTGTATGTCGGCAACGGACGCCTCGAAGCCACCGAAGTGCAGATCGCCAGTAAAACGCCTGGGCGACTGGCCGAAGTGCGCGTCAATGAAGGCGACAAGGTGATCAAGGGGCAATTGCTGGCGCGCATGGACACCCGCACCCTCGAAGCCCAGCGCAACCAGGCCGAGGCCGAAGTACTGCGCGCCCGGGAGAACCTTTCTGCCGCCCAGGCCAATGTGCAACTGCGCCAGAGCGAACTATTGCTCGCCCAACAGGAACTCAAACGCTCCCAGGAACTGTTCAGGCGCGGTTACGCCAGCGGCCAGATCATCGATCAACAACAGGCGCGCTTCGACACCGCCAATGCCGCCGTCGCAGCGGCCCGCGCCCAGGTTTCGGCCGTCGGGGCCGCCATTGGCGCAGCTCAGGCACAGGTCGCCCAACTGACCAGCGAAATCGACGACAGCAGTTTGCGGGCACCGATCGACGGCGTCATCCAGCTGCGCATGGCCGAGCCCGGCGAAGTGCTCGGTGCGGGCGGACGCGTATTAATGCTGATCGATCCGAATGATCAGTACATGAATCTTTACCTCTCAGCGTCCGTGACCGGGCGCCTGACCGTCGGCGATGAAGCCCGGATCCTGCTCGACGCCCTGCCCGGCCATCCACTGCCGGCAAAAATCAGTTTCGTGGCGGCCAAATCGCAGTTCACACCCAAAGAGGTCGAAACGCGCGACGAGCGGCAAAAGCTGGTGTTCCGCGTCAAGCTGCGACTGACTGACCCGAGCGCCATGCCCCAGGCCAAACCGGGCATGCCCGGTGCCGGCTATGTGCGCACCGCCCCTGTTGACTGGCCGGCCAATCTGCAATGACCGCTCCGGCGCTGCACATCTCCGGCCTCCAGCACCGTTATGGCAAGCAACAGGCACTGGCCGACATCGCGTTCAGCCTGCCGGCCGGCACTCGCTGCGGGCTGATCGGCCCGGATGGCGCCGGCAAGTCGAGCCTGCTGGGGCTGATCGCCGGCGTGAAAACCCTGCAACAAGGCCAACTGGAGGTGCTCGGCGGCTCAATCCAGGATCGCCTTCATCGCAACAGCCTCTACGCTCGTATTGCGTTCATGCCCCAAGGCCTGGGCGGCAATCTGTACCCCGAACTGTCGATCCGCGAGAACATCCACTTTTTTGCCACCCTGTTCGGGCTCTCGAAAGCCGACTTCGAACAGCGCATGCGTAGTCTGTTGCTGGCCACTGATCTGCTGGGTTTTGCCGATCGTCCTGCAGGCAAGCTGTCGGGCGGCATGAAACAGAAGCTCGGACTCTGCTGTGCGCTGATTCACGAGCCGGATTTGCTGATCCTCGACGAACCCACCACCGGTGTCGATCCCTTGTCACGGCGGCGCTTCTGGGAGCTGATCGACGATGTACGTCGCCAACGCCCGCAGCTGACGTTGCTGGTCGCCACTGCCTACATGGAAGAAGCCGAGCAATTCGAACACTGCCTGATGCTCGACGGCGGCAAGCTGATCGCTACCGGCATGACGCACGAACTGGTCGCTGTCACCGCCAGCGGTAAACTCGATGAAGCGTTCACCCATTTTCAAGGCAGCCGCGACCACGACAAGCAACCGCTAGTCATTGCCCCCAGAACCCGCGCCAGCACCGACATTGCCATCGAAGCCCACGACCTGACCCTGCGTTTCGGTGATTTCACCGCGGTAGACAAGGTCAGCTTTGCCATCGGACGCGGGGAGATTTTCGGCTTCCTGGGCTCCAACGGCTGCGGCAAAACCACCACGATGAAAGTCCTCACCGGGCTGATTCCGGCCAGCGAAGGCCGCGCCTCGCTGCTGGGCAATCCGGTGGACGCCAAGGACCTGGCTACCCGCAAACGGGTCGGCTTCATGTCTCAAAGCTTCTCGCTGTATGGCGAACTCAGCGTGCGGCGGAACCTGGATTTGCATGCGCGACTGTTCGATTTGCCCAAAACCGACAGTGCCCGGCGCATCGACGAACTGATCCAGCGCTTCAAGCTGGGCAGCGTCGCCGAACAGCAGTCCGGCGCATTGCCGTTGGGCCTGCGCCAGCGTTTGTCGCTGGCGGTGGCGGTGCTGCATCGCCCGGAAGTGTTGATCCTCGACGAACCGACCTCCGGCGTGGACCCGGCAGCACGGGACGATTTCTGGCGGCTGTTGATCGAGTTGTCGCGTGAGCAAGGTGTAACGATCTTCCTCTCGACCCACTTCATGAACGAAGCCCAGCGCTGCGACCGCATTTCGCTGATGCACGCGGGCAAGGTACTGGCCTGCGATACCCCGGCGGCGCTGCAACAGCAGTTCGGGGGGCAGACCCTGGAAGCGGCATTTGTTACCTGCCTGGAACAAGCTCAAGGCCCGGCCGAGTCACCGACGCCTGCTGTCCCTGCCGACGCCACGATCAACCCGGTCATGCAGTTGAAGGATCGCGGCTTCAGCCTCGGACGCTTGCTGGCGGTCGCCAGTCGCGAAGGCAAGGAATTGCTGCGGGACAAAGTACGAATGGCCTTCGCCCTGCTGGGGGCGATTTTCATGATGGTGATCTTCGGCTACGGCATTTCCCTGGACGTGGAAAAACTCGCCTTCGCCGTCTACGACCAGGACCAGACGCCGCAAAGCCGCGCCTACCTGGAAGCTTTTCGCGGCTCTCGCTACTTCAGCGAGCAGCCGTCGATCCGTGATGCCGCAGAGCTGCATCGCCGTCTTCAGCGCTCGGAAATCAAATTGGCACTGGAGATCCCGCCAGGCTTTGGTCGCGACCTGTACGCCGGTCGCCAACCGACCGTGGCGGCCTGGCTCGATGGCGGCATGCCGTTTCGCGCCGAGACCAGTCGCAACTATGTAGAGGCCGTGCACCTGGCCAACATTGAACAACTGGCCGAGCAGAGCAGCCCTGCGCTGAATCGACAGTCAGCCGCCAAACTGGAAACCCGTTTCCGCTACAACCAGGATGTGGTCAGCGTCAACGCCATCGGGCCCGGGGTGATGGCGCTGATCCTCGCGTTCATTCCGGCCATGCTCACTGCGCTGGGGATCGTGCGGGAGAAAGAGCTCGGCTCGATCACCAACTTCTACGCCACGCCCCTGACCCGCCTGGAGTTTTTGCTGGGTAAACAGGCGCCATATCTGCTGGTGAGCCTGATCAACCTCGCGGTCCTGACGGCCATGAACCGCTGGCTCTTCGGCGTGCCATTCAAGGGCAGTGCGTTGACCCTGGCCTTCGGCGGGTTGCTGTATGTGCTGGCAACCACCAGCATGGGCCTGCTGATTTCGGCGTTCACCCGGACCCAGATCGCCGCCATCCTCGGCACCATGATCATCACCAGCCTGCCGACCATCCAGTTTTCCGGGCTGATCGTGCCGCGCTCATCTCTCGATGGCGCGGCGGCGGTCATGGGCATGCTGTTTCCGGCGGGCTACTTCCTCGACATTACCGTCGGCACCTTCACCAAGGCGCTGGATATACGGCAGTTATGGCCGCAGTGCCTGGCGCTGTTCGGATTCTTTATCGGGTTCACCGGGCTCAGCCTGGTCATGCTGAAAAAGCAGGAGGCCTGATGCACAAGCTTGCGCACATACTGCGCCTTGGCCTCAAGGAAATGAGCAGCCTGCAGCATGACAGCGTCTTGCTGCTGTTCCTGCTCTACGCCTTTACGGTGGCGATCTACATGCCGGCCGCAGGCTCGGTGATCGGCGTGCATAACGCCAGCGTGGCCATCGTCGACGAAGATCACAGCAACCTGTCGCGACAACTGGCCCAGAGCCTGCAACCCCCGGAATTCCAGCGTCCAGTGTTGTTACCCTATGGGCAACTGGATCAGGTGATGGACAGCGGCCAGTACACCTTTGTCATAAACGTGCCAGCCAGTTTCCAGGCGGATATGTTGGCCGGGCGCCAGCCTGCGGTGCAGGTCAATGTCGATGCCACGGCCATGAGCCAGGCGTTCATGGGCGCGGGTTACATCGCACGGATTTTCCAGCGCGAACTGTTGAGCTACAACGACCAAAGCGACCCGACCGGCAAAGCCCCCGCCCTGCTGACCACCCGTTCGCTGTTCAATACCAATCTGGAAGGCGGCTGGTTCCTGGCGGTGATTCAGATCGTCAACAACATCACCATCCTCGCCATCATCTTGACTGGCACGGCACTGCTGCGTGAGCGCGAACATGGCACGCTCGACCACTTGCTGGTGCTGCCGCTGACAGCACTGGAAATCATGCTGGCGAAAATCTGGAGCAACATGCTGGTGGTGGTGCTATGCACCTGGGCATCGCTGGAAATCATCGTCAAAGGCGCACTGGGCGTGCCGCTGGCGGGCTCCATGGCGCTGTTTTTGCTGGTGACCGCGGTTTACCTGTTCGCCAGCACGGCGCTGGGGATTTTCCTCGCGACCCTGGCCCGCTCGACACCCCAGTTCGGCCTGCTGGCCATTCCGGTGATTATTCCGATGTTGCTGCTGTCCGGCGGCAGTACACCGCTGGACAGCATGCCGCAATGGCTGCAATGGGTGATGCAGGGCTCGCCGTCGACGCACTTCGTCAGTCTCAGCGCCGCAATACTGTTTCGCGACGCCGGAGTCAGCGTGGTCTGGCCGGACTTACTGGCGCTGAGCGCCATTGGCTTGCTGTTCTTTGCGATTGCGCTGAAGCGGTTTCGCAAAAGCCTGGCGTCCTGAACACTTCATGCGGCGAGGGGCTTGCCCCTGCGCCACAGTCTGTTTACTGGATGATCAGGTTATTGAACAACAGATCGTCCACCATCGGCTTGCCGGTCTCGTCATTCATCACTTGCTGGGTCTGCTTCAAGGCTTCCTGACGCAGCTTCTCTTTCGCTTCGACGTTGTTCATGGCTTCAGTGGTCTGCTGAGAAAACAACGCCACCAACTGATTGCGAATCAACGGTTCGTTGGCCTTCACGGCCTTGACCGCGTCCTCGCCGGTTACCCGCAACGCCACATCAGCCTTGTAGACCTTGAGCTTCTGGGTGCCATCCAGCCCATAGTTACCCACGAACGGTGGGCTCAGGCTGATATAGCTGACTTTCGGCGCTTCGCCTTCTTTGGCTTCTTCGGCCATCGCTGCCACAGGCAGAGACAGGGCCAGCATCAACATGATCCACGCTTTCACAATTCGCTCCTCATCCGGTTTGCGGCCTAGCATAACCACCCGCAGCCCAAGCACAAAGCTTATGGCTGCCTATCAGGGCCGGGCATGCTCGTTGACCCGTTGACTCACACACCTACACTTATCGGCCATCACTCCCAAAGGAATAGCCCTGATGAAAGCCGTGCTGTGCAAAGCCTTCGGCCCTGCCGAATCGCTGGTGCTGGAAGAAGTCGCGAGTCCTGTCGCCAAGAAGAACGAAATCCTGCTGGACGTGCATGCGGCCGGGGTGAACTTCCCGGACACGCTGATCATCGAGGGCAAATACCAGTTCAAGCCACCCTTCCCGTTTTCGCCGGGCGGTGAAGCGGCTGGAGTGGTGAGCGCGGTGGGCGAAAAAGTCAGCCACCTCAAGGTCGGTGACCGGGTCATGGCACTGACCGGGTGGGGCAGTTTTGCCGAGCAAGTCGCGGTGCCGGGCTACAACGTGCTGCCTATCCCGCCGTCGATGGACTTCAACACTGCCGCAGCCTTCAGCATGACCTACGGCACCTCGATGCACGCGCTGAAACAGCGCGGCAACCTGCAACCGGGGGAAACCCTGCTGGTGCTCGGCGCTTCGGGTGGTGTCGGCCTGGCCGCCGTGGAAATCGGTAAAGCCATGGGTGCCCGGGTCATCGCTGCCGCCAGCAGCGCCGAGAAACTCGCCGTGGCCAAGGCTGCCGGCGCCGATGAGCTGATCAACTACAGCGAGGCCAACCTCAAGGACGAAATCAAGCGCCTGACCGACGGCAACGGTGCCGATGTGATCTACGATCCGGTGGGTGGCGACCTGTTCGATCAGGCAATCCGCGCCATTGCCTGGAACGGCCGCCTGCTGGTGGTCGGTTTCGCCAGCGGACGCATCCCGGAACTGCCGGTGAACCTCGCGCTGCTCAAGGGTGCAGCTGTACTCGGAGTGTTCTGGGGCGCCTTCGCCCAACGCCAGCCGCAAGACAACGCCGCCAACTTCCAACAACTGTTCGGCTGGTTCGCCGAAGGCAAGCTCAAGCCTCTGGTGTCGCAGGTTTACCCGCTGGCTCAGGCGGCCAATGCCATCAATGATCTGGGCCAGCGCAAGGCCGTTGGAAAGGTGGTGGTGCGGGTACGGTGAACACGACTCCCTGCTACGCTTCGAGTCTGTTTACCCATCACAGGACGGAGGATGAGCATGATGCTGCGCAAGCTGTTATTGAGTCTGGCGGTCTTGCCTGCACTGTTGATTTCAATGCAGACATTGGCAAATCAGAATAACAAGGAGGTTCCGGGCTTGAAAAATGTCACCGTACTGATCGTCCGACATGCGGAAAAACCCGATCAGGGCATGGGACTCAGCCCTCGTGGCGAGCAGCGCGCCGAAGCGTATGCGCACTATTTCGACCCGCTGCAGCTGGGCAGCAAGAACCTGGTACCGCAACGCCTGATCGCCACCAGCGACAGCAAGTCCAGCGCGCGACCACGGCTGACCCTGACACCGCTGTCGCAGCGTCTGCACCTTCCGATCGAGCAACCCTATGCCGATGAAGAAGTCGACAAACTGGTCAAATCGCTGGACAAGAACAACCAGGCCTCTGTCGTATTGATCGCCTGGCATCACGGGCATATCGACAATCTGATCGAAGCGTTCGGTGGTGATGGCCAAGCGTTGACCGGGCAGAAATCCTGGCCGGAAGACGTCTATGACTGGCTGATCGTATTGCGCTTCGACGACCAGGGGAGTTTGGTCGAATCCCACAGCAAGAAGATCCAGGAACATCTGTTGCCCGGAGATGGCAGCTGATTATCCGAATCCCCCCGCCCCTCCACCTGAAGAGCGCATGTTCATAAAAGAACATGCGTTCTCGTTCACTTCTCTGGATTTCCTTGGCTACAAGCGGTGCTTTTTTCGGTAACGAAACTGTAACATTCGCATCCGCAGTCAAAACAAGAAATCTGGAGCTCTTGAATGTTTGCTTTTTTTCGTCCTGCCGCCCATCAGGCTCCATTGCCTGAAGAACACGTAGACAGCACCTACCGGCGCCTGCGCTGGCAAATCTTCGCCGGGATTTTCTTCGGCTACGCCGGTTATTACCTGCTGCGCAAAAACTTCTCCCTGGCCATGCCGTACCTGATCGACGAAGGCTACACCCGTGGCCAGTTGGGCCTGGCGATGTCGGCGATCGCGATTGCCTACGGTTTGTCGAAGTTTTTGATGGGGCTGGTGTCCGACCGTTCCAACCCGCGTTACTTCCTGCCCTTCGGCTTGCTGGTATCGGCCGGGGTCATGTTCATTTTCGGTTTCGCACCGTGGGCAACGTCCAGCGTGACCATGATGTTCATCCTGCTGTTCATCAACGGCTGGGCCCAGGGCATGGGCTGGCCACCGAGTGGCCGGACCA
Proteins encoded in this window:
- a CDS encoding HlyD family efflux transporter periplasmic adaptor subunit, which encodes MSTHSRSSIFFASSLIILLLAAGGFGYWKSMHDRLPEGLYVGNGRLEATEVQIASKTPGRLAEVRVNEGDKVIKGQLLARMDTRTLEAQRNQAEAEVLRARENLSAAQANVQLRQSELLLAQQELKRSQELFRRGYASGQIIDQQQARFDTANAAVAAARAQVSAVGAAIGAAQAQVAQLTSEIDDSSLRAPIDGVIQLRMAEPGEVLGAGGRVLMLIDPNDQYMNLYLSASVTGRLTVGDEARILLDALPGHPLPAKISFVAAKSQFTPKEVETRDERQKLVFRVKLRLTDPSAMPQAKPGMPGAGYVRTAPVDWPANLQ
- a CDS encoding EVE domain-containing protein; translated protein: MAYWLMKSEPDELSIKGLEKLGEARWDGVRNYQARNFLRAMAVGDEFFFYHSSCPEPGIAGIGRIIEAAYPDPTALEPESVYFDPKATPEKNAWSAINVGHVETFPKVLKLDYLKQQTALSEMPLVQKGSRLSVMPVTAEQWAAVLDLR
- a CDS encoding 5-formyltetrahydrofolate cyclo-ligase translates to MTEPAPLSRPQLRRMLRQARRALSNSEQRQAARGLYRQLAQHPLFRRAKHISLYLPTDGEIDPRLLLRAAQRRGKATYLPVLSAWPRTKMVFQRIHPGEKLRPNRFRILEPRVNQAKQRKVWALDLVLLPLVGFDEHGGRLGMGGGFYDRSLAYLARRKTWRKPTLLGLAHECQKVEKLDQASWDVPMQGTVTDRKWYFAD
- a CDS encoding flagellar basal body-associated protein FliL — encoded protein: MKAWIMLMLALSLPVAAMAEEAKEGEAPKVSYISLSPPFVGNYGLDGTQKLKVYKADVALRVTGEDAVKAVKANEPLIRNQLVALFSQQTTEAMNNVEAKEKLRQEALKQTQQVMNDETGKPMVDDLLFNNLIIQ
- the rbbA gene encoding ribosome-associated ATPase/putative transporter RbbA — protein: MTAPALHISGLQHRYGKQQALADIAFSLPAGTRCGLIGPDGAGKSSLLGLIAGVKTLQQGQLEVLGGSIQDRLHRNSLYARIAFMPQGLGGNLYPELSIRENIHFFATLFGLSKADFEQRMRSLLLATDLLGFADRPAGKLSGGMKQKLGLCCALIHEPDLLILDEPTTGVDPLSRRRFWELIDDVRRQRPQLTLLVATAYMEEAEQFEHCLMLDGGKLIATGMTHELVAVTASGKLDEAFTHFQGSRDHDKQPLVIAPRTRASTDIAIEAHDLTLRFGDFTAVDKVSFAIGRGEIFGFLGSNGCGKTTTMKVLTGLIPASEGRASLLGNPVDAKDLATRKRVGFMSQSFSLYGELSVRRNLDLHARLFDLPKTDSARRIDELIQRFKLGSVAEQQSGALPLGLRQRLSLAVAVLHRPEVLILDEPTSGVDPAARDDFWRLLIELSREQGVTIFLSTHFMNEAQRCDRISLMHAGKVLACDTPAALQQQFGGQTLEAAFVTCLEQAQGPAESPTPAVPADATINPVMQLKDRGFSLGRLLAVASREGKELLRDKVRMAFALLGAIFMMVIFGYGISLDVEKLAFAVYDQDQTPQSRAYLEAFRGSRYFSEQPSIRDAAELHRRLQRSEIKLALEIPPGFGRDLYAGRQPTVAAWLDGGMPFRAETSRNYVEAVHLANIEQLAEQSSPALNRQSAAKLETRFRYNQDVVSVNAIGPGVMALILAFIPAMLTALGIVREKELGSITNFYATPLTRLEFLLGKQAPYLLVSLINLAVLTAMNRWLFGVPFKGSALTLAFGGLLYVLATTSMGLLISAFTRTQIAAILGTMIITSLPTIQFSGLIVPRSSLDGAAAVMGMLFPAGYFLDITVGTFTKALDIRQLWPQCLALFGFFIGFTGLSLVMLKKQEA
- a CDS encoding ABC transporter permease; this translates as MHKLAHILRLGLKEMSSLQHDSVLLLFLLYAFTVAIYMPAAGSVIGVHNASVAIVDEDHSNLSRQLAQSLQPPEFQRPVLLPYGQLDQVMDSGQYTFVINVPASFQADMLAGRQPAVQVNVDATAMSQAFMGAGYIARIFQRELLSYNDQSDPTGKAPALLTTRSLFNTNLEGGWFLAVIQIVNNITILAIILTGTALLREREHGTLDHLLVLPLTALEIMLAKIWSNMLVVVLCTWASLEIIVKGALGVPLAGSMALFLLVTAVYLFASTALGIFLATLARSTPQFGLLAIPVIIPMLLLSGGSTPLDSMPQWLQWVMQGSPSTHFVSLSAAILFRDAGVSVVWPDLLALSAIGLLFFAIALKRFRKSLAS
- a CDS encoding flagellar basal body-associated protein FliL, which translates into the protein MSMMLRKLLLSLAVLPALLISMQTLANQNNKEVPGLKNVTVLIVRHAEKPDQGMGLSPRGEQRAEAYAHYFDPLQLGSKNLVPQRLIATSDSKSSARPRLTLTPLSQRLHLPIEQPYADEEVDKLVKSLDKNNQASVVLIAWHHGHIDNLIEAFGGDGQALTGQKSWPEDVYDWLIVLRFDDQGSLVESHSKKIQEHLLPGDGS
- a CDS encoding NADPH:quinone oxidoreductase family protein, with the translated sequence MKAVLCKAFGPAESLVLEEVASPVAKKNEILLDVHAAGVNFPDTLIIEGKYQFKPPFPFSPGGEAAGVVSAVGEKVSHLKVGDRVMALTGWGSFAEQVAVPGYNVLPIPPSMDFNTAAAFSMTYGTSMHALKQRGNLQPGETLLVLGASGGVGLAAVEIGKAMGARVIAAASSAEKLAVAKAAGADELINYSEANLKDEIKRLTDGNGADVIYDPVGGDLFDQAIRAIAWNGRLLVVGFASGRIPELPVNLALLKGAAVLGVFWGAFAQRQPQDNAANFQQLFGWFAEGKLKPLVSQVYPLAQAANAINDLGQRKAVGKVVVRVR